Part of the Nitrospirota bacterium genome, CTGCGAGCTTCTGCTCAGCCGGCCACCGCCGCTTCCGCCCACGCCCATTCTGGACAGGTTTGATCGTCGCTTCCATTATCCCTCCTGACCTATTCTACCTGTCCAAACCTTAAGTGGGGCACGACAGCGAGGGAAGTGCCACTGTGTCGCATAGAACCCTCCAGCGCAGTGACGGCCGCGTTAGACAACCTCTTTGGGCAACATCCGATGAAGCCGGAGGCCGCGCACCTTGGCAATCGCGTCGAAGTCCCGATCGTTGTGGAACAGCTCCGCCCCGGCCTCCAGACAGACGGCCGCAATCAGACAGTCCACGGTGCTGCGGATCGTCAATCCCTTCTTGCGGCAGGCCCGGTAGATCGCCGAAGCTTCCTCGAACGTCTCAAGGCCGCTGACGCAGAGGATGGGAAAAGCCCGCAAGAGCTCACGAGTCCTTCGAAAGGTTGCGTCCGGCCCGATCCCCTGCAGCACTTCACAGTAGATCATGTCCGTGAGCCCAACAGGCGCGCCCTCCTCAATGAGGCGCGTGAGATGGAGGTCCTGCGGCGTCGCCCTGGCCTCCAGGAAATCAATCCAGACTGTGGTGTCCGCGACGATCATGATCGGCTACGGCGCAGCGCCGCCAGATCGCCTTCCCACTTAACTCGCCCGCGCAGGGTCAAGATCTCTTTCCGCTTGGCGTCCCTGAGGAGCTGTTTCAACGCCAAATTCACCAGCTCCCGCTTCGATTTGCACTTGTAGAGTCGCAAGCCCTCCCGGACCAGGCGGCTGTCGAGATCAATGTTGGTTCTTGCCACGGTCTGCCCTCCAGTTATGCTACGTGGTGTATAATTCACGCTCATCTAGTGTATGAGCTGAATCATAGAGCCTTGCCCGAAGGAAGGCAAGCCGTTTTCCGTCCGTTACTCCGGCACCAGGATCAGCATCCAGGGCGGCGCCTCCTCCTTCATGTCCGTGAACAGCCGCGCGGTGCGGCTGGCCGGCAGGCCCGCGAAGACGGCTCCGCGGCGAATCTCGACGTAACGGAAGCGGAAGGGCCGGCCCTTCGGACCGTCGAGCACGGAGGGCAAGGCCTGACGGAGCGGCGCCAGCTCGCCGAGCGAGACGGAGCCGCCGACCGGCAAGGCGGTCAGCCGTTCGTACACAACGCCGAAGACCTGCGGCAGGATTGCCTGGGTGAAGATCACGTCGCGCGGCCGCACCTGCTGGTCTTCCAGCAATTGCGCCAGCAGCTCCCAGAAGACCTCCGTGTCCACCGCCGAGAGGACGCCCAATGTCCCGCGCCGCGCGAGCACTTCGAGCAGGGCCAGGGGCCCGCGAATCTCGAACTTCCAGGGGGGAAACAGCAGAGCCCGTCCCCCGTGCAGGACCTCCAGCGCCTCTTCCCCCTCCACCCGGACCTTCCGGAACCGGCCTTTGGTGGCCCGGAGGTGGGCGTCAATGACGGAGGGGGCCAGTCTCGTCGGCTCGAAGGCGACGGTCGGCGTGGGGGGCGCATGGCAGGTCACGATCGTATAACGGGGGAGCAGCTTCTTGAGTCTCCCGAGGTCGAACAGGTCCTGGCCGTGCCAGAATTGGAACTGAGGGCCACGGGCTCCCTCGTGACGCAGCCGCGCCAGCCGGCCGGGATCGGCCTGGAGCACCCCGCCGAGCTTGGAGCCCGGTTGCAGCCGGTCAATTCCATGGACGGTCAGCGATCGGCCGGACTCGTGCAGCCGTGGGAGATACTGCCCGGTCAATTCCTCCACGAAGGAGAGGTCGCCGGCGCCCAGATCCAGGAGGGAGGGCTGTTCCGTCTCCAGCAAGAGGTCGAAGGGGTTGCGGTGGCTCCGCACGAAAGCTTCGACAAGGTCCGGTGCCAACGGAGGTTGCCCAGGGGCTGTCCGGTCCCCGGTCAGTCCGAACAGGAGGCAGAGCGAGCGGATCGCCTTGGTCGGCGGAAGGCCGGTCATGAGCTTCAGCGCGTCGCCGGAGAGCGATTGAATGCGATCCGCCTGCCCCTGGCTGAGCCCTTGGAGGAGGGCGTCGCGCAGGGGAGCAGCCAGCGAAGAGGTCCGGACCGCTTCGGCCAGCCGCGTCAGCGTGGCCTGGACCATCGGCTGGCTGACCAACCGACGCGAGGCTTCCCAGGCAGCGGGATCGGCATCGCGGGCTTGGGCCAGCTTGGCTCTGAACTCGGCGAGGAGCTGCGGATCGAGCGTCATGGGAGCGGCAGGATAGTCTCGGTTTTCCAAACCAGTCAAGGTCGCGCTTGCCGCTCGCCCGCCCCTGTGTTAGGTAGAAACTGGTTCGCTTCCCAATGATGGAAGGTCTTCTCATGGTTCGCGCGCTCCGTCGTCGGGTATTCTCCGCCGCGTTCCTGCTCCTCTGGCTGCTGCTCACCCAGTCCCTTCTCCCGTGGGCGGCGGAACCGTCCTCCGAGTCGGGCGACTCGCTGCCGCTGTTTCGGGAATGGCAGGTCTGGGAGGTGAAGAGCGGCAAGCCGATTCCCTTCGAACAGCTCGCCCCGGATCTGGCGGCCGTGGACGTCATCTACCTGGGCGAAGAGCACCATAATCGGTGGCATATCGAAGCGGCGCTCCTCGTCCTCCGGAGCCTCCTGGATCGGGGGCGCCGGCCGATCCTGGCGGTGGAGATGTTCGGCTGGGACGGGCAGGAGGCCCTGGACCGGTACCTGGCGGACCCGAGCGAGGCGCGGGATCGGTTCCTGCGGGAGTCTCTGTGGGAGCAGAACTGGGGCGGTGCCTTCGAGGACTATGAGCCGCTGGTCCGTCTGGCGCGGGAACAGCGGCTGGCCGTCCTGGCGCTCAATCCCCCCAAGTCCCTCGTCCGCAAGGTGGCGATGCAGGGCCTGTCCCGCGCCAAGGACGATCCGGAGATGGCGCGGTGGGGCATGAAGGAGGAGGTCCTAGTCGAGGAGCCGGCCTATCGGGAGATCATCGTCAACCAACTGCGGCTCTGCCACGGCGGGATGGCCGACGACGCCTACGAGCGGATGTACGAGGCCTCGGTCTTTCGCGATGAGGGCATGGCCAAGACCATCGCCGATCGGCTGAAGGCCGCTGGAGCTGCGCAACAGACGGAGCCGCTCGGCCCGATCGTCAGCTACACGGGCAGCGGCCACATCCAGTATCGCCTGCCGGTGCCCGACCGGGTCAGCCGGCGGGCCGAGTCGGTCCGACAGGTCACCATCTATTTGTCGTCGTACGATCCCTCCCGCGCCGAAGAGATCCGGTCGCTGCTCAAAGACTCGGTGGCGGATTACGTCTGGCTGACGCCGATGAGCCCCCACGGTCCGCCCCGCCGCTGCCGGTGATTCACGCCTTTATTTCCCGGATTGTGTTCAAGTACAATGCCGCTACTGTCGGGGCGCGAGGCCCGAGGCGAAGGGGCACGTGGTGAGATCCTGCAAGCCCACAACCGCGTGCCCCGTGCCTCGAAACCCCGCAGCCGTTTGCCGGAGGAAAACATGGCCGATCAGGTGGTGGTTGCCCAGCGGACGCCGTACGTGCTGGAGGTGGAGCCGGGCAAGTATTGGTGGTGCCGGTGCGGACGGTCGAAAACGCAGCCGTTTTGCGACGGGTCCCACACGGGCACGGAGTTCGCGCCGGTCGAAGTCGAGTTCAGGGAACGAAAGCGGGTCGCCTTCTGCGGATGCAAGCACACAAAAAAGCCGCCCTTCTGCGACGGCACGCATTCGAGGATTTAGCTCGAAATGCTGGACGATGAACGCTGAATTGAAGATTCCCGCCGCCTTGCTTTCAACGCTCTGCATTTTGCGTTCAGCGTACAGCATTTAGCATTGAGACGATGGCTCTCCTGCCCGCTTCCGACCGCCGCCTCACTGCGTCGAACGGATTCGATGAAGCCTGTCGCCGTCTGGCGCAAGCCGATCCGGTCATGCAGACCCTCATCGCCCGGGTCGGGCCCTGCACGTTGCGGCCGCGGCGTCACCACTTCGCGACCCTCTGTGATTCGATCGTCTCCCAGCAGCTCTCCATCGTCGTGGCCGAGGTGATCTACGACCGGTTCGTGACGCTCTATCCGAAGCGGCGTCCCACGCCGGAGACGGTCGCCGCGACGCCGCTTCGGCGCCTGAAGGCCGTGGGCCTGTCCGGTCAGAAGGCGAGCTATCTGAAGGACTTGGCGGCGGGCTTCCTGGACGGACGGGTTCAGCCCCGGCGGCTGGGGCGCCAGTCGAACGAAGAGGTCATCGCGGCGCTCACCTCGGTCCACGGGATCGGCCGATGGACGGCGGAGATGTTCCTCATCTTCTCGCTCAACCGGCCGGACGTGCTGCCGGTGGACGACTTGGGGATCAGGAAGGCGATCCAGCGCTGGTACGGGTTCAAGACCCTGCCGGCCGCCAGGACCATCAAAAGGCTCGGGGAGCCCTGGCATCCCTACGAGAGCGTCGCCTCCTGGTACCTCTGGCGAAGCCTGCGGCTGCCTAGCGCTTCCGCTTCCCCGATGGGGGAGCGGCGAAGGTGAGGAAGAAGCGTTGTCACAACGTTTCGGGCTTTACAGATCGAACACCTCGCGCAGCCGTTGACGGACCTCTTGGAAATCGCTTTCAGAAGCCGACCCAAGTTTTCGATGGATCATATCCTGTTTGATCGTCCTGACCACTCCGGTCACAACGGACGGGTGCAGGAGGCCGGATTGGCGCCAGTCGTTCAGCTTGAAATCCCCAAAGAGGATTCGACTGACATTGCTGGTGATCGCCGCCACGATGGTTTCGCGGCGCTTCTGATGGTAGCGGGGGACGCTCAGCACCAGAGCCGGCCGGCGCTTGACACCGCTTTCGTCGGAGAAGACGAAATTCACCAGCACGACATCGCCGTGATCACAGTCGATCATAGGCGGCGTCTTTGTCGTTGTCCCACAGGGCAGCCAGCACGGGATCGGCCTTCGACGTCAAGGCCAAGAGATGGTCCTGATCGGCCTCGTTGCCCAGGTCTTCCTTCAGGCGAGCCTCAACCGCTTCCAGGACATACTGGCTGATGGGAAGGTCCCGCTTGGCCGCGGCGATGCGAATGCGCCGGCGGGCCTGGGGCGGCACATCAATGCTGAGTCGGGCCCGTTTCGACGGGAGAGAAGCCATATCATCCCTCACTGGCGGACCGTAGCAGAGGCGGAACTGCCGTGTCAATCAGCATTGGCACATTGGCACAAAGGCAGAGCCCGAACCGCTTACGCCGTTTCGCGCATTGCTACGGTCAGTCGAGCTTGCTACTTTTTCGGCCAGTGGCCGATGATTTTTGACCTGGAATTCTCCACCGTTTCGGCCATCCCTCCCCATAAGTCCATGGAGGTCTCCATGCTAAGGACAACGAGGTGCCGCCGGTAGGTTAGTGGCATCGTTGCTGGTGGTTTTTGCCTTTGGGTGCGCACCCGGCACATATAAGGCAAATCTATACGGAGTCACCTGGGAAGGTGAACGGGCCCGCCTGTACCAACAGGCTGTCACCGAGAAAGATTGGCCATCCGCCCTGTCCCTCCTGCGCGAAGAGATCACCGACCCTTCCCCGAAGACCAATTTCCTTAATGCTATGTTGCGGCTGAAAGGTCTTGAGAGCCTTCGTGAAATAGTCCGTAACGTTGGGGTACGCCCTGGAAATGACGAGGATGCCTTGCAGTTTTACAACGAAGCGCCGCGGTACCTGCAAAACGACGAATACAATCAAGCTATTCTGCACAATGTTCTAGCTCAATACTATTCAACATCGTATCGGAACGGATTGGCTTTACCGTACGTCAGGAAGTATACCGACTATTTTGAGCGGACAAAGAGGGATCAAGCACTTCTTGCGAGGGGCTATTCCTTGCTTGCAGGAGCTTCCACTGATATGGGTGACCGGAAACTCGCCAAGCTTTACTGGGATAAATCACTTGACGTGTGGCAAGAACATCTTGAGCGATCGGGGAAGCGAGCAAGTCAACAGGACTGGCAGGGCTGGTACCGAGCTCTCACGGACTATGGGAACTTCGCATCCTCTAAGCCCGCCGCAGCGGGCCTAGCCCAGGAGGTTGAGAGAGTCTGGAAACTCATGGAGCCAGTCAGTAAAGACCCCCCAGCTTGCTGGGGGGCTTTACTCTCGTCGGCCGGTAG contains:
- a CDS encoding DNA-3-methyladenine glycosylase 2 family protein; protein product: MQTLIARVGPCTLRPRRHHFATLCDSIVSQQLSIVVAEVIYDRFVTLYPKRRPTPETVAATPLRRLKAVGLSGQKASYLKDLAAGFLDGRVQPRRLGRQSNEEVIAALTSVHGIGRWTAEMFLIFSLNRPDVLPVDDLGIRKAIQRWYGFKTLPAARTIKRLGEPWHPYESVASWYLWRSLRLPSASASPMGERRR
- a CDS encoding CDGSH iron-sulfur domain-containing protein, producing the protein MADQVVVAQRTPYVLEVEPGKYWWCRCGRSKTQPFCDGSHTGTEFAPVEVEFRERKRVAFCGCKHTKKPPFCDGTHSRI
- a CDS encoding type II toxin-antitoxin system PemK/MazF family toxin, which codes for MIDCDHGDVVLVNFVFSDESGVKRRPALVLSVPRYHQKRRETIVAAITSNVSRILFGDFKLNDWRQSGLLHPSVVTGVVRTIKQDMIHRKLGSASESDFQEVRQRLREVFDL
- a CDS encoding PIN domain nuclease; the encoded protein is MIVADTTVWIDFLEARATPQDLHLTRLIEEGAPVGLTDMIYCEVLQGIGPDATFRRTRELLRAFPILCVSGLETFEEASAIYRACRKKGLTIRSTVDCLIAAVCLEAGAELFHNDRDFDAIAKVRGLRLHRMLPKEVV
- a CDS encoding type II toxin-antitoxin system VapB family antitoxin, with translation MARTNIDLDSRLVREGLRLYKCKSKRELVNLALKQLLRDAKRKEILTLRGRVKWEGDLAALRRSRS
- a CDS encoding ChaN family lipoprotein — encoded protein: MVRALRRRVFSAAFLLLWLLLTQSLLPWAAEPSSESGDSLPLFREWQVWEVKSGKPIPFEQLAPDLAAVDVIYLGEEHHNRWHIEAALLVLRSLLDRGRRPILAVEMFGWDGQEALDRYLADPSEARDRFLRESLWEQNWGGAFEDYEPLVRLAREQRLAVLALNPPKSLVRKVAMQGLSRAKDDPEMARWGMKEEVLVEEPAYREIIVNQLRLCHGGMADDAYERMYEASVFRDEGMAKTIADRLKAAGAAQQTEPLGPIVSYTGSGHIQYRLPVPDRVSRRAESVRQVTIYLSSYDPSRAEEIRSLLKDSVADYVWLTPMSPHGPPRRCR